Part of the Methanobacterium paludis genome is shown below.
AGGACTTGAGATCCTGTGGAGCCTCGCTCCACCTGGGTTCAAATCCCAGTCCCGGCGTATTTACTTCCCAAATTATCTATTTTATAAATATTATATTTTTATAAATATTATTTTTAGAATATTAACTTACTTAGAGAGGATGCTCGATGAGTTCGAACTCAGTATACACATTTATAAAAGCTATAACAAATATTGTGACATTCAAAACACGTTTTAAAAGAAATGACATTGGTAAAACAGTTCAAATGCATGACGGCTACAAATTTACTGTGTTCAGACATGCAATCAAAAATTCAAAGCCTGCAATTAATCCCGTTGTTCTGTGTGTGAGACTCCATTTCACTGAAAAGAGTATGAAACCTTCAATGCCCATGTTATCTGTACTGGGTTTTCCAGGCTTCAGGGAAAAGTATTGGATGATCAACCATTGGAATGAAGATTTTCAGGCTCTCTATGAGTGGGATACAAAAGAAGATGCTGAGGAATATGTTAACTCCTTTGCAATGAACTACCTGAAAAAAAAGTCAGTTCCAAGGTCTATCCATTATGAAATAATTCCAGGAATTGGACTTGCAGACCATATGAGACATTTGGATCTTTAAATATTCCATTTTTTACTTATTTTGTTTTAATAAAAACTTTAATTCACAGAAATCCACTTTTATTTCATAATACCTTAAGGATGTGTTGTCGACTACAAAAAATTAAATTAAAGAGATTAAATTGTTTTAAGGTACTCTTTTAATTTGGACGATGCATCAGATGTGATCGGTGAGTTGTGGCCAGTTAAAATAACGTCAATATCCAGATCTCCCAGTTTTTTAATGGAATTTTTAGCTAGATCCATATCTGGGGTATACTTGGGAACGGGTCCTTTAATCATTCCACCTTTAGATTGCCGGAGGTTGTCGCCTACAAAAATAACCCTGTTTTCAGGGTTGTAAAGGCAGATACTTCCAGGAGTATGTCCTGGTGTGTGTATAACATGATATCTTTTTATAATATTACCATCTTTCAGGAGAATGTCGGGTTGTATGGGTTTTGTTCTTGAGACCATTTTCATTATGTTTGTGGCTGTTCTCAGCAATAAAGGTCCTGGACGACTTTTTGTTCCGTTGATGTAATTAGCATCGAGTTTATGGGCTGCAACACTGGCACCTGTGATATTTTTAAGCTTTTCCACACTTCCAACATGGTCGAAATGGTGGTGGGTTAACACTATGGTCTTTATATCATTTGGGTCCCGCTTAAGGGTGTTCTGCACGTAATCAATAATTTTACTGGAGTTACCAGGCATTCCTGTATCTATGAGCATTATATCTTCATCCACGACCAGATAACTGTTGGATACGCGTTGAATATGATGTATTCCAGGATAAACTTCCATTTTGCACCGTCCAAATATTTTTTAGTATTTTTTAACTTATTATATAACACAGATTTATATTTTGATGATTCTTTTTTTTATTTTTTTTATGTAACTTTTTGATAATCCTAAAATTCTTGTTTTGGTTAAAGCTTGAATTATTTTAAATGGTTTGAAGATAAAAAGTTTTATATTCAAAAGCTAGTAATGATAGTTTAATTTTACACAACTTGAGAGAAAATAGAGTGGGGTGATTAGATGGATATTAAAAGAGATCTGATAGAGGGTGAGGAATTCAAATTACCTTGCATCCAGTTTACACCTTCCAAATCAAAGGGTGCTGCAGTGATTGTCCATGGCTACGGCGGTTCCAAGGAAGAACAGCTGGGACTGGCATGGCGCGTGGCTTTAAAGGGCATTACAACGTGTGCAATTGACATCAGGGGCCATGGAGAAAATCCGAACTCTTTGGATAGGAATATTCTTACGGACCTTGAAGTTGCCATATCATATTGTAGACAGTTTGGAAAGGTTGCAGCAATAGGACATTCTTTAGGAGGGCGTCTTGCACTTGTAAGCAGTGCAGATTATGCAGTCGGAATCTCGCCGGCCCTCGGCAGTATTTACAGCAGTGAAACTCAAAATGCTCTTAAATGGAAAAGGGATTACAGGGTGAAAGCAGATTCTCCAGATCTTATTTTTGATGTGTTTTCTGGCCTTCCCATATGGAAACCTGAAGATGACCGCAAACTCATAGATCACACACTCATAGTTTACGGCTCACGCGACATGCCAGACATAATGGCCAGCTGCAAGGAATTAAAATCCGATGGTTTGTCTGTTATTCAGATAGATGACGCACTCCACAACGATATTTACAATATTGAGGCAACCTTTGAGGTTGTGACTGGAAAGATTGGGGAATGGTTTGATTTAAGGCAATGATTCAGGGTTAGGGTAATGATTCAATCGTTCGGTTTAGATCCTAGATTTAACTTAATCTTTAATGAGGAAATGAATTTTCCATTTCAAAGTAAATTAAAATTCATTTCTTAAATAACAGTTTGATTAGATAATAACCAATAAGAATTATTACAATTAAAAAACTTATGGCCAACAATATGCCCATTAAAACAAATAATGAGTTGCCAGAACCATCTGCCGAACTTCTATAAAGTCCTAAATAGAACAGGCCTATAACAGCAGGAAAAAAATTTAAAAGTAAGTACAGTATTACGGCCAAAGCCACGATTTTCAGGATGGTGCTGTTATCTGTGTGTGCTGATTGGGGTACTGATTTTACTTCATGTACTTCAGGAAGATTTTTGGCTGTGTTGGGATCCTTTTCATGATTTTGGAGGGCATAATATTCAAGTTTCCCTCCACATTGGCAGCTATCAAAGTCTTCAGGGGATTCTCCTGGTTGGAGTTCGTAGTATCCCCCACACTTTTTACAGATAAGGTAACCATCAGTCATAGTATCACAATATCGTAATATATTATGGTATTATTTAAAGATTTGCTTGATAATGTATCAGAATAAACAATACCATGAACAATGATGTTTACAAGTTTGAGGCAATCTTTAAGGCTTTGTGGAAATGTTGGGGAGTAGTTTGAGGTTGAAAATAAATATCTGTAGGAATAAACTTTGTCAAATGTTGGATGAATTTAATATATTTTTACTTCCCACGCGCTCCCAAAAAGCATATCTCCCTTAAAGTCAAACTAGAAAACAGCACGATTGCCCCCACAACGTGCTACCCATTTTTTGAATAATTTTTTGAGGTATCAAACATGAAAATAGAATTAAAAACTGTAAAAGAACACCAAGTAGCCTTTATATGTTATAAAGGCAGCTATGAGAAGATCCCGGAACTTCTGGGAAAAGTTGTTGAGTTTTTGATGAGGAAAAACATGCAGATCCAGATACCAGTTTACGGAGCATACTTCAACAGCCCCCATGAAGTACCTCCTGAAGAACTGGAATGGGAAGTTGGAGCAGCGTTCCTTGGTGAAGCAGAGCCTGAAGGTGACATCAAGATAAAAAAAGTTCCAGAACATGAAGCTGTATCAACAGTATTTAAAGGGCCATATGGTGAAGCAGCATCTGTTTACGGGAGTTTATTTGAGTACGCAGCTAAAAATAACCTTCAAATAGCTGGACCCGTGGAAGAGATCTATTTGAACAGTCCAGATGAGGTTCCAGAAAGCGAACTTTTAACAGAGGTTCAGTTTCCTGTGGTGAAAAGATAATTTCACAGCTTTACTATTTTTACTCATTAAATATCCAATTTTTTCTTTTATATTTTAAAATTGATACGGTATTATTTAGCGCATAAAAAGAAAGATTTATATTACCTTTCTCTTAATCTTAAAATGGTGTCAAAATGTTATGTGGTGAATGTGGGGAAATTAATATACAAAATGCTAAATTCTGTCAAAATTGTGGGGCAGAACTTGATTTTAAACCGGAATTAGCGAGTTTAGGTAATAGGGTAGCTGCTTTCTTGTTGGACTTGTTAATAACATATGCTATCTGTTTTGGTGTAGCAATAGGTTTAATAATTGTCTTGGGCGGGCTTCAATTTGATGAAACCATTTCTGATTTTACTTATTTAATTAATGTTATAATCTTTTTCGGGTACTTCATCCTTTTGGAAGGACGTTTAGGTGGCGGTCAGACCATTGGAAAAAGGTTTATTCATATTAAGGTTGTAAAAGAGGAAGATGTGGACGTAATGGGTTACACTCAAAGTTTTGTAAGGAACATCCTGAGGATAATAGATGGTTTATTCTTTTACATAGTGGGAATCATTTTGATAGATTCAAGTGATAAGAATCAAAGGTTGGGAGACCGTGCAGCCCATACACTGGTAATAAAAGAAAAATAATTGTTTATATCATTTTTTATTTTTAGTAAATTCTATTTTTCATATCAAAAATCCATTTTTATAGGGTTTAGACGTACACTTCAAGTGTAAAAAATTTCACGTAAGGTGATTTATTCTGAGTAAAACTTTATATATTAGGTAATATATTACCTAAATTAACATGTAATATATTACCTATTGAGTTGAGAAAAATGGACAAAAAACTAATTTATATAAATTCAATTGCTGTTGCTCTTCTGGCAGTGTTTGCAACTACATCGGGCTTATTCTGGAAAGGGCTGTACATGCATGATACGGTCTCTGGTGTGGCTCAGATGATGGGTCAGGATCTGATAACGTTGATAGTAGCTGTTCCCATACTCCTGGGATCTCTATACCTCATCTCCAGAGGTTCCCTCCGGGGTTATTTGATCTGGATGGGAACCATGTTTTACTTCCTTTATTCCTATGCCTCCATGTCATTTCTGACGTCTTACAACCAGCTTTTCCTGGTCTACGTGGCATTATTCTCCATATCCCTATACGCTTTTATCTATGGGCTGCTGTCCATGGATGTTAAAACCATCAAAAAAAGTGTGTCTCCAGGAGTTACCATTAAAATTGCCGGAGTATTTTCAATTATCATGGGTTTGTTACTTGCACTGATGTGGCTTAGTATGATAATTGAGTCACTTTTAACAGGTACTGCCCCTGCTGCGCTTGAAAGTTACACAACCCTGGTGATTCAAGCTTTGGATCTTGGAGTGCTTGTTCCTGCTGCATTTATTGCAGGTTTGCTAATCTTAAAAGGTAAGCAATGGGGTTATGCCATCATTTCAATACTCCTTGTAAAGGTATCCCTACTGGGGACAGCCATACTTTCCATGATACTTTTCATGGTACGGAATGGTGTGAGCGTTGCAGTGGTACAAGTCCTATTATTTGGAGTGGTGACCGTTGCAGGAATTCTAATTGCAACAGCCTTCTATAAAAATATTAATGGAAGTACAAATGATTTTAAAGTCTTCAAATTAAATTAAATTCAGGTTGATAATACAATGAAAGATTCAGAGGAACTCAAAGCGGAGTACAGTGTTGAAAGACTTGAAATGGAGAAATATATGTTGGTGGTCCTGTTTTTGATACAGCAGCGTTGGGGCTACATAATAAACAAAGAATTTGCCAAGGACAAAATAACGACCAAACAGTGGCTGATGATGGTTGTAATAGGAAACGCCTTCGAACATGACCCTTCTATGCAGGAAGTGGCCGATGCAATGAGCACCACACATCAAAATGTTAAACAGCTCGCCACCAGGTTGGAGGCAAGGGGATTCTTAAAAATAGAGCGGGATAAAAGCAACAAACGCATATTAAGGTTGAAATTCACTGAGGAGTGTCAAAGATACTGGGAGAAAAGAAATGAAGACGATGTTAAATCGGTGTCTGCACTCTTCGAATCCCTGGGTGATACTGAAGTCAAGAATTTATTTGAAATAATGAGTAAACTTGAAAAATTATCTGAAAATTTATATAAAGAAGCTAAAACTTATAAACTTGGATAAAAATCATAATAAAGTTTTAATTCGAAATAAAAAAAATATTAACAGATTTAAGTGTTCAATAATGCTTTTAAAAGCACTGAAAATTTAATGAATGAGGAGTAATTAAAATGAAAGCTTTAATAGTATATGGAACTAGATATGGTACAGCCGCAGAAATTGCAGAAGAAATAGGTTGTGTTATGAAAAATGATGGAGCTGAGGTAGATCTAGTGGATTCCAAAGGTCTTAAAGATTTTGATGTTTCTCTATACGATCTGGTGGTTGTGGGAAGCGGGATTAAAATCGGTAAATGGACCAAAGGGTCGCTTAAATTTCTCAAGGACAATAAGTCAGCCCTTTCAGAAAGGAATGTAGCCCTTTTTGTCACCTGCGGCGCTGCCAACGAAGAGGACAAGAAAGATGAAGCACGGAAAAACTACCTGAAAAAAGTGGCTCAGGAAAATCTTATCAATGAACCTGTGGCTATGGGACTTTTTGGTAGTGTATATGACCCTGAAATCAAACAAGGCTTAATGTACAAAGTCACAATGAAGTTTATTAAAAAAGAATTAGAAAAGCAGGGAATAGATACCAGTAAACGCCATGATTACAGGGATTGGGATGAAATAAGGGCATGGGCTCATGATCTGTGAATACAAAAAGGATGAAAATAAAAACTTTGAAGTGTGATGAAGTTGAAAATAAGCGGAATCACACTTTTTTGGAGAAAGAAATGTTTAATAAATCATTCATTCCATCGGGGATAACTTCCCTTAGGTTAATAGCAGCTCCCATATTTTTTTACACGATTTTAAGTGAACTATATCTATTTTCCTTAATGGTATTTGTTTTTGCATGTGCTACAGATTTGTTGGATGGTTATATTGCCAGAAGAACCGATTCAACTTCGAATATAGGGGCATATCTGGACGTAACAGCTGATTTCATTTTGATAGTTGTATGTTTTCTGGCTTATATTATCATTGGCTGGTACGACCCTTTGATTCTTGTACTCATCACCATGATGTTCGCACTTTTTGTTGTCACATCTGGCCTTAAAACACCGGTTTATGATCCTGTAGGTAAATATTTAGGGGCTTTTCTTATGTTAACGATCCTTTTGTCACTTTTATTTCCTGAACAGGTCTTAAGACAACTTTTAATAATACTACTCGCATTGTTCTCACTGGCATCGATAATAAGTCGTTTATTCATCTTTTTGCGCAGATATAATGCTTCTAGCTAAATTATAGGATCTGATGCTCAAGTTATTTCAATACAGATGAGTAAGAAATGAAGTTTGAGGGTTTTATTTTCTTGATAAAAATAGTTAAGATCTCAGCTAAAATAAAAAGAAAATAGATTAAGTGGATCTTTCTTAGTTTTGATAATTAGAACTAATATTATGTTCATCAGGTGAATTTAAAATGAAAAAATGGATTACCCATGGCAACCACACGATTTCTCAGGTTTTAGAAGGTAGAAGCAACTCTTTTTTAATTTCAAAAGGAAACATCCATGTTCTTGTTGATACAGGCAGAATAAACTCGTGGAAAAACCTTGAAGAAAAACTCGACTGCATACTTGAAGGGGACAGGTTATCGGCACTGGTACTGACCCACACCCACTTTGACCACGTTGAAAATGCTGCAAAAATAAAAGAAAAATACAACCCTAAAATAATTACCCACAAAAGTGAGGCAGAATATTTAGGACGTGGAAATACTCCACTACCTGCGGGCACCAATTTCATCACCAGATTCATCATGAACTTGGGAAAGAGAATGCAGTTGAATTACAACTATGAATCTGTTGCCTGTGATATTATGGTGGATGAAAAATATGATCTAAATCCCCTGGGAATTAATGCGTACATCATCTATACTCCAGGTCATTCTCCGGGATCTATAAGTGTTATAGTTGATGATGAAATAGCCATTGTGGGTGATGCCATGTTTGGAGTTTTCGGAGGGTCTGTATTTCCTCCATTTGCCGATGATATAAAGGTGATGGTTGATAGCTGGGATAAACTTCTAAAAACAGGTTCTCAACTTTTCATACCAGGACATGGGCAAGAAAGGAGCAGAAAGTTACTGCAGAATCAATTTGACAGATATAAAGAAAGAAATGGGTTCTAATATTACTCGATCTTACATTTTAAATCTTTATCTATCAAAAATGTCTTCTGTTTTAAACAATATATTACAGTACATGGTTGAATACGATGCATCGGCTATCCTCCTTGGAACGATAGGGGGAATGGTCTTTTCTGTGGCCGCAGCATTTTTAGGGTTCTCAGGACCTGGAATTTTAACTTCAAACGTCATATCAGGGTTCACAGCTTCATGTACTACTAAAGGAAAGGGTAAATACATCATAAATGGGGGTGTGAGTGGAATCACATCAAGTCTGGCCATGTTGGTAGCAGGATTTTTATTACAGGGCACACCAGCGGGGTTCAGCAACTGGAACACATGGGGTCTGTTTTCTTTGGGACTTCTATAGGTGGTGCAGGATTTGTTCTGGGAATATTAGGGGCTTATTTTGGCAACTGGTTTTCAAAATAATGTTTTTAAGTAAAGTGGATATCGAAAATTTCTTTATTTTATTTTTTTATACGATAAAACAGCCCCTACAAAACATAAAATACCGCTTATGTACATTATGTTTCCACATATTCCCTCAAGAATACCGGCACCCGCCTGCGCTACGTTTCCAGAGTATCCTGTTGCAAATAAGAATACAGAAAGAAGGAGAGTTCCCATTGCAGTACCCAGAGCCAGTCCAAAGCTCTGTGTGGTAACGGTTATACTCGATGCAAGGGCACTCCTTTCAGGTGGAAGTGCCCCCATGATGTCCAGATTGTTAGGGCCTTGAAATATGGAACGGCAGAGTCCTGCAACTACAAAGGTTGTAAGTAACAGAATAAAGTTGGCTTTGGTGAATGCATAGCCGCAGACAATGTATGCAATGCCCATAACTGCAACTCCAATCATGGCATAATTTCCCACAATCCATACATTTTTTTTGAGTTTCAGACTGTCATAAATCCTCCCACTTACAGGTGAGCTTATCATCATAGCCAGGGGCATTACAGAGGCAACAAGTCCAACCTTTGCTGGAGAAAAGTTCATAACGCCCTCGAAGTAGAATGGCTGTATAAGTACTAGGATGAATGTGGAGGTGAAGTAAAGAAGGAGACTGATATTTGGCAGGGTGAAACTCCAAATTTTGAAGATGGAAATATCAAGAAACGGTTTTTGAATTCTTATTTCCCGTAATATAAAGGCTAAAAATGTCAATGCACATACAGCAGAGTAAAATGCAACCGAAGACAGGTTAAGAGGTGCATTGGAAATTTCATTTAAAACCATGAAGAAAGTTGTAATGGAAATAATAAAGAGTATAGCACCGAGATAATCCTCATATCTTGCTTTGTTTTCATACTCCTCTATTTTCAGGTATTTGAAGGCAGGTATGAGAAGGGCGATGCCGATTGGCAGGTTCACAAAGAAAATGTAAGCCCATCCCATGGTGTCAATTATGAAACCTCCGATTGTTGGTCCCATTAACATTCCAAAGCCTATTATGGCGGTAAAGTATCCCATAACCCTTCCTCTCTCATAGGATGGGAAAATTTGCATGAGAATTGCCAGGTTGATGCTTAAAACCATGGATCCTCCCAGAGCCTGCACAATTCTGAATATTATGAGTTCTGTTAGGGATGTTGAAAGTCCGCAGGCAAGGGAACTTACTGTAAACACAGAAAAGCCGATTATGAAAAGCCGGGATTTTCCAGTATAATCTGATAGTTTGGCAAATATTAAAGGCGTTACAGTGGCTGTAACCTGATAACCTGTGATCACCCACTGGGAAAGTCCAACAGGAACGTTGTAAAAACTGGTTATGGTTGGAAGAGCAACGTTTACTATGTTTGTGTTAAGAACCGCCATGAACATGGCAGTCAGAACGATTATCAATATTTTGAAACGATTATTGAATGATTGTTTTGCAATGTCACTTCTAAAAGTATCTACCATTTTCTGCCTCTATTTAATTAGCATTTGTGATTTTTTAATATTTGAAAAGTTAACTATCAAGATAACTCATGAAGTATCTCTTTAAAACATTCTACAAGACAATCCAGGGATTTCTTATCCATTTTTTCCAGTGCACTGTAAAAGAAGATGTCTTTGGATTCTGTTCTTATGTTTTTAACAAGTTCTTGGCCTTTAACTGTGAGTTTAACTCTGTTTATCCTTAAGTCATCTTTATCCTTGATTTTATCCACAAAACCCTTCTTTTCAAGCCTTTTTATTCTTTCTGATAATGTATGGGGTGCGTTACCAATTTCGGCCGCCATATCACCTATGGTGGGTGCCGAGCCCTTATTTAAACCCATTAATTCCAGATCATTCAGTTCTATCAGTAAATGGAACTGTTCCAAGGTTAGATCATATTTTCGGGCAGTTTCATGATGTTTTAAGTGTATGGTTTTGTTTAAAAGATTCCAGTATTCAACAGCTTCTTTTACCTGTTTGTTCATGCGATCACAAACCTGAATTTATATCGTTATATGATTATATCGTGATATGATATAAATTTATTGCAAACTTTATCATCCAATTTTAGAAACTGTTTGTATAACCTGTTTAAAAAAAGATTAATTTTATTTAATAGCTGGACATTGAAAGTGGACATAAATCTCACAGTAAAAACTATAACAATCTCAATTAAAATTATAAAAAAGATTTAAGGATCGTAATTTTGGAAAACCAACTAAAATCACTATTATTTTATGATTTTAATAATTTTATAGTTCTTATAAAAAAATATATTGAAAATTGAGTTAAGAATTAGGCTTGAGTTAAGAATTAGGCTTTAACGTAACGATTCCACGATATGCAGATGTGCTTTCAGATCCAGCAATGTTTCCATTTTTTGTAACCAGTTCTACGGTTAAATTTCCATTGCCATTATTCTGTAAAGAAACTGTAACAGCACCTGGAGTTTGTCCTAGATTATACGTAGCGTTTCCATTTCCACTTATATTCTGAGTTCCATTACTATCAGCAAGGGTACCATTCCATGAATTATTAGAAATAACTTGCAGCGTCAAACCGGAAGTCTGATTAGATGTAGTGTTGTTGTAGTTGGTACATCCAGAAACAAGAACTACTAAAACAAGAATACCCACGCCAACGATTGAAATTTTTTTCATTTAACCACCATCTCTGGTTTGGAATCATCAAAATCGTAAATTTCATATTATTATATATACTTCATAAAAGATAAATCTTTCATGTTAAAAATTTAAAGTATAGATCAAGGGATTTATGTACAAAAAAAAGGGGTTAGATTAAGACCAAATTTGGGTGTAATTTAGGTATATAAGGGTTAGATTAAGATTAGATTTGGGTGTAATTTAGGCATAGATACTTATTGATTATTAGTTATAAAGCACATCAAGACGTTAGAATAAATTTAATGTATTGAATATAATCCCCTTTGGAGACAAAAAAAATGGAGAAATTAGCTGTATTTAAGGATTACATCTCACTTATTAAAGAAAGTTCGCATGTTAAAAATGTTGGTTTATTGGTAGATGGGCCTAACATGCTCCGAAAAGAATTTAACTCTAATCTTGATGTAGTAAGAAAAATAATAGAGCAATACGGTAATATAAAAGTTGCGAAGGTTTTCCTGAATCAGTACGCTTCAAATAAACTCATAGAAGCAGTATCTAATGAGGGATTCTCACCCATGATCGTGGCTGGGGAAACGGATGTTCATATGGCAATAGAAGCTTTTGAACTCATTCACAATCCTAATGTTGATATAGTTGCCCTTATGACGCGAAATACTGAATTTTTCCCCCTGGTAAACATTGCCAAGGAGCACGGGAAAAAAACCATTGTGATTGGAGCAGAACCATTCAGTGTAGCCCTGAAAAACTCTGCAGACAGTACTATAATTCTTAGGACACATCAACCACCTTGTATTACATGAAATAGTTTAAATAACTTTTTTAACCTCTTTTTTACATTAATCTTTATTAGTTTTGAAACTATTTCTGTTTTTCTTAAAAAACCTTTAAATTTAAATTCCAATCAAATCATTGAGTTTCTTACTAACAACAATAATTAATAGCAATAGAGAACTTAGTAACTGTGGAGGAATCGTTATGGAAGTGAAGGAAAAAAGGATCGACGAAATGAAGGTAGCTTATGTACCGTATACTGGTAGTTACGATAGGATTCCTGAGTATATGCAGGAAGTAGGGCAGTTAGTAATGGAGAAAGGCCTTGAAATGACAGGTACTGTCTATGGGACTTACTTCAACAGCCCTGAAGATGTGCCAGAGGAACAGCTGCAGTACGAGATAGGATTTTCATTTAATGGTGATGCCCAGCAGGAAGGTAAATTAGGAGTTAAGGAAATACCAGAACATACAGTCCTGGCAGCAGTGCACAAGGGACCTTATACTCAGGTAGGGCCTGTTATTCAGGGTATAGTTGAGTATGCCGTTAAAAATGGCTATGATATTGTGGGACCTGTCACTGAAGTCTATCTCAACGATCCAAGTTTAGTTTCAGAAAGTGAATTGCTCACTGAAGTACGTTTACCAGTAATTAAAATGAGTTAAGATTTTTTTATATAAGTTTTCTTTAAACTACCTTTTATTTTTTTAATGTTTCTTAAAAGATTCGTTTATCCTTTTTATAGATCTACAGATTTCTAGTCAAATTATCCATGCTACTTCTAATTTAATAAGTGATCTAGAAACTCTGGTGATCAAATAAATTAAAGATATATACCAATCCATGATAACGAGATGAAATTGAAAGATAGACATCTGATTAAAAAATTAATTATAATTAAATAACCAAAATTAATACTATAAAACCAAAGCAAATTTTTTTTATTTAGGAGGTTGAAATGTGGAAATCGAGCTTAAAGACGTTAGAAAGAAGCAAGTTGCCTATATTTTCCACGTAGGGTCTATTGAGGAGTTAAGTGATTTAATGGGTGAAGTTGTAGGATGGGTAATGTCTGAAGGCCTTCAAATTACAGGACCACCCTACGGAATATATTACTCTGTTCCATCAGAAACACCACCTGAACAAATGAAATATGAGGTAGGAATACCATTTATAGGTGAGGTAAAGCCCGAAGGTAAGGTGAAAGTAAAAAAAATCCCAGATCAAACGGTTTTATCAGTAGTACATAGGGGACCTTACCATGAGGTAGGACCAACGTACGCGGCTTTGATGGACCATGTTATGAAGGAAGGTTATGAGGTGGTGGGTGCACCAGTGGAGATATACCTTAACAGTCCAATGGAATTCCCTGAAATCGAACTTATGACAGAGATACAATTTCCTGTTGTTAAAAAAGAGAGTTGTTAATTGGAAAGGATAGTTAGATACAAATTAATTGGATCTATAATGATGGCGAAAATTAAAAATAAAGTATAAAAAAAGATAAATTTAAAGTACCGACGCAATGGCAAGTACAGGTAGCATAGCCATGAGAGCCAGATGAGGGGCATATGCGGGGGATGTCTGGAAGTTGTACTTCAAGGTTGTCCAGGTCTGTGTAAATCCTGTGAGAGCTGCAAGAACCTGAAGTATTGCCGCCGCATAAAC
Proteins encoded:
- a CDS encoding MarR family winged helix-turn-helix transcriptional regulator, with product MNKQVKEAVEYWNLLNKTIHLKHHETARKYDLTLEQFHLLIELNDLELMGLNKGSAPTIGDMAAEIGNAPHTLSERIKRLEKKGFVDKIKDKDDLRINRVKLTVKGQELVKNIRTESKDIFFYSALEKMDKKSLDCLVECFKEILHELS
- a CDS encoding TIGR00288 family NYN domain-containing protein, encoding MEKLAVFKDYISLIKESSHVKNVGLLVDGPNMLRKEFNSNLDVVRKIIEQYGNIKVAKVFLNQYASNKLIEAVSNEGFSPMIVAGETDVHMAIEAFELIHNPNVDIVALMTRNTEFFPLVNIAKEHGKKTIVIGAEPFSVALKNSADSTIILRTHQPPCIT
- a CDS encoding AraC family transcriptional regulator yields the protein MEVKEKRIDEMKVAYVPYTGSYDRIPEYMQEVGQLVMEKGLEMTGTVYGTYFNSPEDVPEEQLQYEIGFSFNGDAQQEGKLGVKEIPEHTVLAAVHKGPYTQVGPVIQGIVEYAVKNGYDIVGPVTEVYLNDPSLVSESELLTEVRLPVIKMS
- a CDS encoding GyrI-like domain-containing protein, giving the protein MEIELKDVRKKQVAYIFHVGSIEELSDLMGEVVGWVMSEGLQITGPPYGIYYSVPSETPPEQMKYEVGIPFIGEVKPEGKVKVKKIPDQTVLSVVHRGPYHEVGPTYAALMDHVMKEGYEVVGAPVEIYLNSPMEFPEIELMTEIQFPVVKKESC